The Terriglobus roseus region ACAGCGCCTTCCACTGCTTTCTGCCGAGCACAAAAAACCGCATCAGCGAAGGAAGCAATAGAAATGCCTTCGTAAGAGGCGAACGCGCATTCTGCGGCAAATGAAACTCAAACGCGTCCAGCCGCTCAACTGTAAAGCCGTTGGACTCGACGGCCATATTGTCCCACGCGCGCGCTGTCTCTTGGTCCACCTTCCAGTTGTCTGCAACCACGACTACTCTGAAACCCCGAAACTGGCGCAGCAATCCCAAATAAATCTGGACCACCCCCCCGTGATATCCCGGAGCGAAGTATGGCGCGACAAAGAGCAGGAGCGGACGTTCGTCAGGCATCGATCAAGCACTCTTCCTTCGCCTGCGCATCGGATGGCGACGGACGCCTCTTCACGATAGTGGCAGGCACACCCATAACCGTTACTCCAGCAGGAACGTCGCGAGTCACAAGCGAGTTGGCGGCGATCCGCGCACCATCACCGATCACAATAGGACCGATGAGCACGGCACCCGTTCCCACATATACGTTGTCACCCAGACGTGGAACCCCGCGCGAGCCAACCCCTCGAGTCCCCAGGGTGACGTGATGCGCCAGATCGCAATTGCTGCCAATCACGACATCGGGATGGAGAGTGATGCCTCCACAATGCGCGATCAGCAACCCTGGTCCGATCTGTGCCTGAACATTCAATCGCATCTGAAGGAACGCTTCAATGAATGTTGAGCCCAGTAGGTGGACCACCTTGGCTGGCAACCAAAGGACCCTGGCCTTATGGGGAGCATAAATCCACCTTCCCATGCGATACCAGAGCAGGCACCACACTGCGGGATTAAGCATCATTCGGCGCCCAGACTCCCCAGAAGCCTTGTACCTGGCGCAATCAGCTTGAAAATCTGAGATCAAATATGCCCCCCAACCAACCCAAGCACGCAGGTCGCCATCTCAAAAGTCCGCATCACGCTGGAATTTTTTTCTCCCGACAAAGAAATAAGTTCCTCGTTTCACAAGGGTTGCACGCAAAATCAACAACTTAGAGGGCCTAATCCAAAAGGTTCCGAAATTGCAATTTGTTGCACACGATCATAGCGATCTAGGGTGTCACAGGTCTCGCCTCGTTGCGCGACGTGAGTCATTTCTTGTGTCAAAGACGGAGTCAGCAATATGCAGGTTCGCAGTACCTCCAACCATTTCTTGCAGTGTGTTTTGGTCAGGCCGACCGCACAAGTAGTTCTTTTGGTCGCGCTTTTTGCTTCATTCGGGTTGGTTAGTGGCTGCGGAGCGGGCTATGGAGTAATAGCCTCCCCTTCGAGCACGTCCGTCACACTGAATGCAGGCCAAATGGTTCAGATCCCGCAAACCACCACACATTCGTCCAAGTGGGTGCTGAGCGGTATTGGGTGCAATGGAGCGAACTGCGGAACGGTCGAGCCAAGCCTTAACTCCATCATCTATACGGCTCCCGCGACGGTTCAGTCGCAGATCCACGTGACAGCAGCGACCGACGACACGACCGGCAAGTTTGATGCAACCGTCAACCCTGCGCTCAAAGTCAGTGCATCGCTTAAGAGTGCCACCGTCAACACGGCGTACACAGCAACCGTATCGACCAGCGGTGGATCAAGCCCAACACATATCGCGCTTTCATCTGGCGCCCTTCCCGCCGGTATGCAGTTCAATGCATCGAACGGTCAGATCTCTGGAACACCAACCACTGTGGGCGACTATCCTGTGACCTTCCAGGCGACCGATGCCAGTGTGGCCGGCACAGCCACGACGGTCCAGACCACCTTTCACGTACTCGCCGACTCGCAAACTTCCCCCATCAATATCACCACGTCGTCGCTCGACGTGGGCATCGTAAACCTTGCTTATAGCGCGGTATTGACTGCCAATGGTGGGACGACTCCATATACCTGGACCATCGCCTCCGGCTCTTTGCCTGCGGGGATCGCGCTTAGCGGCGACGGAGTGATAAGCGGAACGCCCACCACCGCTGGCACCTCCACCTTTACGGCACAGATCACCGATAGCTCCGGCTTAAGCAGCTCCGTACCGCTAACACTACTCATTCTCAATACCGGCGCTCCTTCTACACCACTGACAATCAGCGCACCCCCTGCGGGCACTGTGGGGACCGCTTACACCGGGACAATCGGCGTGTCAGGCGGCTTAGCTCCGTATAGCTGTTCCGTTGCTGCGGGACTCCTCCCAGATGGCCTTGTTCTGAATGGGTGCGTCCTCACCGGTACGCCTACCACTGCAGGCAGCTATCCATTTGACATCACTGCGACGGACGCTGCTTCTCCCTCGAATTCGTTTACCGCAACCATCGTTGTCAACATCGTCGCAGCAGCCACACAGCTTACGATCGGGCCTCCAGCATCCGCTACCGCCGGTGTCCCCTACAACGGCTCCATCTCAGTCAGCGGAGGCAAAGGTCCATATACCTGCTCGATCATCAGCGGGTCACTGCCGGCAGGCATCACTCAAAACAACTGCGCTCTGCAAGGAACTCCTTCGGCATCGGGTACCTTCCCGATTCGAGTCAACGCTACCGACTCCAGCAGTCCTGCGAACACCGCGACGGCAACGTTCTCCCTGGTCGTCAGCGCCGGTGCGGGACAACTAACTCTCGCGTCACCCCAGGCAGCAACCGTTGGTGCGACCTACAACGCAGCCATCGGCATTACCGGTGGAACGGCGCCTTATACCTGCTCGATCACCAGTGGAACATTGCCCAACGGACTGAGCCTGAACGGCTGCTCCTTCACAGGCATCCCCACAACGGAAGGCAGCTATCCTCTTGGCGTCAAGGTATCGGACTCTTCCTCAACGCCCATCTCTACGACAGGCAACATCGTCGTTACAGTTGGTTCCGCTGCAGCCTCGCTGGTGATCTCTTCCCCGGCCGCGGGAACGGTTGGAACGGCCTACAGCGGCACCATCGGTGTAAGCGGTGGCACTGCGCCTTACACATGCTCACTCATTGGCGGATCTCTGCCAGCAGGCATCACGCAGAACAACTGTGCTTTGAGGGGAACCCCCACGACATCGGGTAACTTCTCCTTCGCGATCAAGGCCACGGACTCCAGCAGCCCTGCAAATACTCGGACATCAACGCTCTCCCTCGTTGTGAACGCCGCTGCAGGTCAACTCATCCTCACATCACCAGCGGCCGCAACTGTCGGCAAGGCTTATAGCGGTGTGATCGGTGTCACCGGCGGCACTGCACCTTATCGCTGCTCACTCGCCAGCGGCACGCTTCCTGCAGGGCTTGCGCTAAGTGGATGCACGCTGATCGGAACACCAACGACAGCGGGAAGCTATTCGCTCGGGATCAAGGCATCGGACTCTTCCTCAACGCCTATCTCCACAACAGGCAACATCGCCGTTACGGTCAATGCCGCCCCAGTCACGCTGGTCCTCACCTCTCCTGCACCAGCAACGGTTGGAGTGTCGTACAACAGCACAATCGGCGTAAGTGGTGGCACCGCGCCTTATACCTGCACGATCGTCGGCGGAACGCTGCCAGCAGGTATCACGCAGAACAACTGCAGTGTGGCCGGAAACCCCTCGGCATCGGGCACCTTCTCCTTCGCAGTAAGAGCCACGGACTCCGGCAACCCTGCAAATACTCGGACATCAACGCTCTCCTTGGTTGTGAACGCCGCTCCAGGCCAACTCAACATCTCATCACCAGCAGCCGCAACTGTCGGCAAGGCTTATAGCGGTGTGATCGGTGTCACCGGCGGCACTGCACCCTATATGTGCTCGATCGCCAGCGGCACAGTTCCTGCTGGCCTTGCACTGAATGGATGCACCCTCGTGGGTACACCCACAACAGCAGGAAACTATTCGCTCGGAATCAAGGCATCGGACTCTTCCGCAACGCCTATCTCCACAACGGGCAACGTCGTCGTTACAGTCAATGCCGCCCCAGTCACGCTGATCCTCACCTCTCCTGCACCAGCAACCGTTGGAGTGTCGTACAACAGCACCATCGGCATAAGTGGTGGCACCGCGCCTTATACCTGCACAATCACTGGCGGAACGCTGCCAGCGGGTATCACGCAGAACAACTGCGCTCTGACTGGAACCGCTTCGGCATCGGGTACCTTCTCGTTCGCAGTCAGGGCAACGGACTCCAGCAGCCCTGCAAATACTAGGACATCAACGCTCTCCCTCGTTGTGAACCCGGCTGCAGGTCAGCTCATCCTCACAGCGCCAGCGGCCGCGACTGTTGGAAAGGCTTATAGCGGAACGATCGGCGTCAGCGGCGGCACTGCACCCTATCGGTGCTCACTCGTCAGCGGCTCGGTTCCAGCTGGTCTCGCCCTCAACGGATGCACGTTGAACGGCACGCCCACAACAGCGGGAAGCTATTCACTCGGGATCAAGGCATCGGACTCTTCCGCAACCGTGATCTCCACCACCAGCACCATCTTGGTCACAGTCAATGCAGCCCCCGTCACGTTGACTCTGACTGCCCCTGCCGCAGCAACGCAAGGTACCGTCTATAGCGGCATCATCGGCGTAACGGGTGGCACCGCTCCTTACACATGCACGATCACCGGCGGCAATCTGCCAGCGGGCATCACGCAGAACAACTGCGCTCTCACTGGAACGCCCTCAGCATCGGGTACCTTCTCCATCGCAGTCCAGGCAACGGATTCCAGCAGCCCTGCGAATAGCAGAACAGCAACCCTCTCCTTCGTGGTGAACGCAGCAGCAGGCCAACTCACACTGACATCGCCTCCCGCAGCAACCGTTGGCTCCACATACACTGGCAACATCGGCGTTACTGGCGGCACGGCACCGTACACCTGCTCGCTCGTCAGTGGAACAGTTCCTGCAGGCCTCACGCTGAACGGATGCGCAATTGCTGGCACCCCCACAGCATCAGGAAGGTACTCACTCTCGATCAAGGCAACAGACTCTTCCGCAACGCCGATCTCCACAACCGGCAACGTCGTGGTCCGAGTCAACGCAGCCGCCACACTCACCCTGACCTCTCCTGCTGCAGGAACGGTAGGCACCAGCTACAGCGGCACCATCGGCGTACGCGGTGGCACTGCTCCTTACACCTGCTCGCTGACCAGCGGAACAGTTCCTGCTGGACTCACGTTGAGCGGATGCACTCTCATGGGCACTCCGACAACAGCAGGAACTTCGACGCTGGTGATTAGCGCGTCAGACTCCTCTGCAACCCCGGTTACCGCGTCCGGAAACATCACGGTAACAATCAACGCTGCACCGGCCGTGACGCTCACTCTGTCTGCTCCACCTGCGGCCACAGTTGGAACAGCCTACACCGGCACCATCGGCGTAAGCGGTGGCACCGCACCATACACCTGCGCATTGGCCAGTGGCACGGCTCCGGCTGGATTGACACTAAACAATTGCACTCTCTCTGGCACTCCGACAACCGCTGGGTCGTTCATCCTGTCCATCAAGGCATCGGACTCCAGCACCCCGGCCAACAGCACAACAGCGAATGTTACCGCCGTTGTGAATGCAGCGGCGTCAACAACGCCCTCGGGATCTCCGCACATTAACTACACCGATCTGAACATCGGCAGCGGTACGGGCGGCGATAACGGAAACGGCGTATACGTTCGAATCTTCGGTGCCAACTTCGGCTCCAGCCAGGGATCCAGCAACATCACTCTTGGCAATGGTTCGCTCGTTACCAATTGCTCGCTCTGCTCATGGTCCGACACGCAGATCATCGCTCAGGTCGGCTCGGCTGCAAGCACAGGACAGATCGTCGCAACAGTCAACGGTCTACAATCCAACGGAGTTCCGTTCACCGTGACGCCGACGACCATCGTCTTCGTCTCGCCGAATGGCTCTGACTCCAACAACGGTTCGTTCACTTCGCCCTATAAGACATGGCGCGCAGCGTTCAACTCTGTAACCTCCAACGACTCCAAGTCGCCGTCGCAAAACACGGTGATCTATCTGGAGCCAGGAACGGACGTCACCTTCGACGACGGTCGTGGATACAAAGCAGCCATCTCCACAGACAGAGGCGGATCGTCCGCGACCAGCCAGCTTTCGATCGTGGGCTATCCCGGCGGCACCGTGACGGTTGGAAGCTCCTCCATCACGAACGGCGTAAAAGGATGGGGTAACTACATCACCGTCGCAAACCTCACAATCATCGGACAGGTTTCTGCAGTCGATGCTGAGGCAGGCGACGTCCGCATCATCAACAACAGCATCTCCTGCCCCGCTCCGCCATCCGGAGTAGGTGGTACGGCCTGCGTCCTCGGCGAAACCACGGATCCCACCGAAACGTGGGTATTCCAGGGCAACAATGTTCACGACACGGGCGGTAACGTCGATAAGACCTACCACGCTGTCTACTTCTCAAGCAACGTGAACCACGCGGATGTGGGTTGGAACAATGTCGGTCAGAACTTCAAGGGTTACTGCCGCGGCATCATGTTCCACGCAACGCTTGGCGACAACCAGTACGACCTTCACATCCACGACAACATCGTCACCAACTCATACTGCGACGGCATCGCGTTGGCTTCGGTCAATCCTTCGCTGGGAACGGTTGAGGTATACAACAACGTCGTATCGAATGCGGCGCTCGCATCGAACCCCTACGGTGTCGCGAATGAAGCAGGCATCGCCATCAACACGGATCCGGCAGGCGGCGGCAGCAGCGGCAACGTTGAGGTCTACAACAACACCGTCGTGAACGCTGGCGCATATACACTCGGCAACCAGAATGGCTGCTTCGGAGTTGTTCTGAGTGGTGCAGGTATGCACCTCACAAACAACATCTGCGATCAGCCGTCATCCTCGCAGCCCTACATTGAGAAGGGATCGACCAACGTCAGTGGCAGCAACAACCTCTGGTATGGTGCGGGTGCCGCTCCCTCGTGGGACCCCGCTCCAATCACCTTGAATCCGTTGCTGTCGGGGATCTTCTCCTTGCTGGGCTTGTCGCCTGCAAGTGGTGCCGGTACAACGTCGATCATGTCACCGTTCGACATCCTCGGAAATGCACGCGGCTCGCGGCCTTCCGTAGGTGCCTATCAATAAAACAATCTTCAATTCACTGCGTAGGGGCGACAGAAATCTGTCGCCCCACTTTTTTAGATCGCTCCCCGTCCCACCAGAACAACCTTCACTGTCTCAAGCACAATCGCGAAGTCCAGCCAGATAGAGAGATGCTTCACATAGAAGAGGTCATACTCCACCTTGCGGCGCGACTCTTCAATGTTCGATCCATAGTGATAGCGCACCTGCGCCCATCCCGTAAGCCCCGGCAGAACCGAATGACGATGCTGATAGAACGGAATATGTTCTTCAAGAATCGAGCACAGATGAGGCTGCTCCGGCCTGGGCCCAATCAAGCTCATCTCGCCCTTCAGCACATTCAATAGCTGAGGCAGTTCGTCAATACGATACTTGCGCAGATGACGACCCAGAGTCGTGATGCGGTTCGTCTCCTCACCCGCCCAACCAGTGGTCTCGCCTTTTTTAACCGGCGCCATGCTGCGGAACTTCACGATGCTGAACGGACGACCAAAGAGTCCGATTCTTTCTTGCCGGAAGAAGATAGGCCCATCGTTCCGCAAGCGGATCAACAGCGCAGTAACAGCCATCACAGGCGACGCAAGTAACAACAACGTACCAGCCAGCGCCACATCCAGAAACCGTTTCGCAAGCCGCTTCGTCGAGCGGTTCACATAGTGTTCGCTGAAGATGCAATCCTGCGCGCGCAACTGATCCACGCGGACACGCCCCGTGGCACGCTCAAAGAACGTCTGCGCATCTTCAATGAAGTGTCCCGCCATCTTCAAATCAAGAAGCAGAGACAGATTGTCCTCAGACTGAGCCTGTGTGTTCGCCACAATCACGCGATCAAAATGCTCCGCATTGTTCTTCGTGGTATCGAGCGCACAACGTAATTGAGAAGGCAGCGTAATCCGAGCCACTTCCATGTTCCATTCCGGACTGGAAGCAATCACGCCATGCAGCTCACTGGCCTCGTCACCCGAACCAACAATCAGAACCTGCTCACGATTTCTCGGAAGCGCCAATCGCCTGGACAATAGCGTTACAGCCGCAACAATTCCCGCGAACATCACCGTGCGCGAAAGCACAGGCGTAGCAACGGGAATAAGCAGCGAAACAATCGCAAGCAGCAGGAACAGAACGCCGAAGGCGCGCATCACCTGCACCAGCGTCTCGCGCCCCATGCGAACCACATTCAGGTTGTAGAGCTCGTGGTAGTACAGAATCGTCTGGCACAAAAGCCCAACAGCCATCAGCCGCAGCAGACCAAGCACAAGACTGCCGGGGGAACGATTCGGCTCAACAGCTACCAACGGCAGAACAAACAATAACGGTGCCACGATTACCAGCACCACAAAGTCAAACGTAAGAAGAAGGGCGGCCCTCGGTGGGAGGGCCTTTCCGCTTATCTTCATGGTCGTCTCCTAAACGAGTTCCGCAACCACCGGCGCAGACTCTGGCTTCAGAGTGCTGACCGCCTGCTTGATTGCGCTCACAACGCGATCCACTTCGTCATCGCGCAGTTCCGGATAGATGGGCAACGAGAGAACTTCGCGCGCGGCACGTTCTGCCTCAGGCAACGATCCTTCTTCATAGCCAAGCTCTGCGTACATCGGCTGACGGTGCAGCGGAATCGGATAGTGAACAGCCGACTCAATGCCCTGCTCCTTCAGCAGCTGCTGCAGCGCATCACGCTGCGGAACGCGGATCGTGTACTGATGGAAAACGTGCGTACGCCCAGGAGCGGCCTGCGGCAGAACAATCTCTTCCACATCGGCCAAACCTTCGCTGTAACGTGCTGCACGCTCAGCGCGCTTCGTGTTCCACGTATCCAGGTGAGGCAGCTTCACGCGCAACAGCGCGGCCTGCAGCTCGTCCAGGCGGCTGTTCCATCCCAGGAATTCGCTGCGATACTTCTTGGCGCTGCCGTGTGCGCGAGCCATGCGGAGATACTGAGCCTTTTCCGCATCACGCGTAACGATCATGCCGCCATCGCCGTAAGCGCCGAGGTTCTTGCTCGGGAAGAACGAGATGCAGCCATAATCGCCGAAAGAGCAGACCGGAGCGCCGTCATAACGCGCACCCAGAGCCTGAGCCGTATCACCGATAAGCGCCAAACCAAACTTTGTGGCGAATGCACTGATCGCCGTGATGTCCGCAGCCTGACCATACAGATGAACAGCAATCACCGCCTTGGTTGCCGGCGTTACCAGGGACTCAAGCAGCTCCGGATTCATCGTGTACGTGATCGGATCAATGTCGGCAAATACCGGGGTTGCTCCCAGCAGGCTCACCGTGTCCGAAGTCGCCACGAAGGTAAACGCCGGAACAATAACCTCATCGCCAGGGCCAACGCCTGCAGCCTTGAGCGAGAGCAGAAGCGCATCGGTTCCCGACGCAACACCCACTGCATAGCCCACGTTGCAGTACTCGGCCATTTCCTTTTCCAGAGCAGCAACCTCCGGACCAAGAATGAAGTGCTGATGCTGCAGCACACTCTCTATCGCCTTACCGATTCCATCGCGCAGCGAATCGTATTGCCTCTGCAGATTCAGCATCCGTACCGTTTCCATTCCTGTCCCCCATTCGTAGGTGTAGATCACCTTGCTCCCATGCTGTTGCACGTCGGCGGCCAGATCAGGAATCACGCAGATGGGCGGGTTTTCGCCGAAATTCAGGCAGATACGGCCTTTGCAACGCCCTGCCGGGAGCGATCACACAATGCAAGGGTTTGCATACTTTTCGCGCGCATCGGCAGTCGACTTCAGCGGTTACGCAACCTCCCTGGAAGCCATGATCCGGCGCTTTCCTGCAATTCATTGGGACTTTACATGCAGATGCGCCGTGTCTCCCCCTGTTTCTCCAATGGCATGGCAAATGCAATTGCGTTAGTGCGAACCAGTCAACACACGCTTAAGGAGTGCATGAGGATGGCACGTTATCTAATTACGGGAGTCGCCGGTTTTATCGGTTCCTCTCTTGCCCACCACGTGTTGCAGCAAGGCCATGAAGTTATTGGCATCGACAATCTAGTGGGCGGCGATGTCCATAATCTGGATGACATCATTCGAGACATCGACTTCCGCGTGATAGACATCAACGAGACGCTTCGGCTGCGCGAGTGCTGCCGCGGTGTCGATTATGTTCTCCACCAGGCCGCCTTGGCATCTGTGCCACGGTCCATCCGCGAGCCTCAGGTTACGCACGTGGCCAACGTCGACGGAACGCTCAGCGTCCTGATCGCCGCGCGCGATGCCGGCGTAAAGCGTGTTGTCTATGCTGCATCCTCTTCCGCATATGGCGATAAGTCCTCTCACCCAAAGAATGAAGACATGATCCCCTCGCCTCTCTCGCCGTACGCGGCGCAGAAACTGGCGGGTGAGTATTACGTCAAGAGCTTCTGGCACGTCTACGGACTGGAAGGCGTCTGCCTCCGCTATTTCAACGTCTTCGGACCCCGTCAGGGTTCTGACTCGCCTTACTCGGGCGTCATCGCGAAGTTCGCCTCTGAAATTCTGAAGGGCAACACTCCGCTGATCTTCGGCGACGGCAACCAGAGCCGCGACTTCACCTATATCGACAACGTCGTATCGGCCAACATGCTGGCATGCATGGCCCCAGCACAGGACGTTTCAGGACGTGTCTTCAATGTAGGCACTGGCCAGAGCCACTCCTTGAATCAGACGTATGAGCTGATGGCACACTATCTCTCCTTCAAGAAGGCGCCGCTCTACACGGCACCGCGCCTGGGCGATGTGCTGCACTCTGAGGCGGATCTGACGCTGTCGCGCAAGACGCTCGGATACGAGCCGCTGCACAGCTTCAAGGACGGCCTTGCCAAGACAGTGGGATGGTTCCTGGAGCAGGAAGCCTCCGCAATTACAAAGTCCACCCAGTATCGAATGGTGGGCTAACCCCGCAGTAAATTCATCAACGAAAGGCATACCAGCTATGTGCGGAATCGTGGGTTACATCGGTACCAAACCAGTAGTTCCAGTCATCCTGAATGGACTGAAGCGGCTGGAATATCGCGGTTACGACTCGGCTGGCATCGCGCTGGGTGGAGGGGAGAGTGGACTCTCCATCCGGCGCGCTTCGGGCAAGCTTCGCAACCTCGAAGCTCTGCTTGCAGATGATCCTCTACGTGGTGATTACGGCATCGGTCACACGCGCTGGGCAACGCATGGCCGTCCGTCTGAGACCAATGCGCACCCGCATCGTGACTGCTCAGGCTCGCTCGTCGTGGTCCACAACGGGATCATTGAGAACTACCGTGCGCTGAAAGAAGAACTCTCCGCACAGGGCCATGTCTTCCTGACCGAGACTGACACCGAGATCATCGCTCATCTCATCGAAGAGGAAAACACCGTTGCGCGTTGCAACGAGGATATTGATATCCCGTTGGAAGAAGCCGTGCGCCGTGCAGTGCTCAAACTCACAGGTGCATTCGCCATCGGCGTCATCTCGCATGAAGACCCGGGCAAGCTGGTCGCAGCGCGCAGCGGACCTCCCGCCATCGTCGGCTTTGGCGATAACGAATACTTCCTCGCCTCTGACGTTCCGGGTATCCTGCATTACACCCGCGAGATCGTCTTCCTTCAGGACGGTGACCTTGCCGTTCTGACAAAGTCCGGCGTCCGCTTCTCCAACTTCGAAGGAAAGCCCATCGTCCGATCGCCGCAGCATATCTCGTGGGATCCGGCACAGGCAGAAAAGAACGGCTACGCACACTTCATGCTCAAAGAGATTTACGAGCAGCCCCGTGCCGTGCGTGACACGCTTGCAGGTCGACTCTGCAATGCATCCGGTGTCATTGAACTGCCTGAGATCAACGTAAGCCCCGAGACATTCCAATCGGCACAGCGAGTCCTTATCGCATCCTGCGGCACCAGCTGGCATGCAGGTCTTGCTGCAAAGTTCCTTTTGGAACGCATGGCCCGCATCCCCGTGGAAGTGGATTACGCCAGCGAATTCCGGTATCGCGATCCGCTCGTAAGCGGCAGCGACATCGGTTTGCTCATCAGCCAGTCCGGTGAAACCGCAGACACGCTCGCCGCACAGGCAGAGATGATTGCAAAAGGCTCGCAGACCGTAGCTATCTGCAACGTAGTCGGAGCTGCGCTTACTCGCAAG contains the following coding sequences:
- a CDS encoding beta strand repeat-containing protein translates to MVQIPQTTTHSSKWVLSGIGCNGANCGTVEPSLNSIIYTAPATVQSQIHVTAATDDTTGKFDATVNPALKVSASLKSATVNTAYTATVSTSGGSSPTHIALSSGALPAGMQFNASNGQISGTPTTVGDYPVTFQATDASVAGTATTVQTTFHVLADSQTSPINITTSSLDVGIVNLAYSAVLTANGGTTPYTWTIASGSLPAGIALSGDGVISGTPTTAGTSTFTAQITDSSGLSSSVPLTLLILNTGAPSTPLTISAPPAGTVGTAYTGTIGVSGGLAPYSCSVAAGLLPDGLVLNGCVLTGTPTTAGSYPFDITATDAASPSNSFTATIVVNIVAAATQLTIGPPASATAGVPYNGSISVSGGKGPYTCSIISGSLPAGITQNNCALQGTPSASGTFPIRVNATDSSSPANTATATFSLVVSAGAGQLTLASPQAATVGATYNAAIGITGGTAPYTCSITSGTLPNGLSLNGCSFTGIPTTEGSYPLGVKVSDSSSTPISTTGNIVVTVGSAAASLVISSPAAGTVGTAYSGTIGVSGGTAPYTCSLIGGSLPAGITQNNCALRGTPTTSGNFSFAIKATDSSSPANTRTSTLSLVVNAAAGQLILTSPAAATVGKAYSGVIGVTGGTAPYRCSLASGTLPAGLALSGCTLIGTPTTAGSYSLGIKASDSSSTPISTTGNIAVTVNAAPVTLVLTSPAPATVGVSYNSTIGVSGGTAPYTCTIVGGTLPAGITQNNCSVAGNPSASGTFSFAVRATDSGNPANTRTSTLSLVVNAAPGQLNISSPAAATVGKAYSGVIGVTGGTAPYMCSIASGTVPAGLALNGCTLVGTPTTAGNYSLGIKASDSSATPISTTGNVVVTVNAAPVTLILTSPAPATVGVSYNSTIGISGGTAPYTCTITGGTLPAGITQNNCALTGTASASGTFSFAVRATDSSSPANTRTSTLSLVVNPAAGQLILTAPAAATVGKAYSGTIGVSGGTAPYRCSLVSGSVPAGLALNGCTLNGTPTTAGSYSLGIKASDSSATVISTTSTILVTVNAAPVTLTLTAPAAATQGTVYSGIIGVTGGTAPYTCTITGGNLPAGITQNNCALTGTPSASGTFSIAVQATDSSSPANSRTATLSFVVNAAAGQLTLTSPPAATVGSTYTGNIGVTGGTAPYTCSLVSGTVPAGLTLNGCAIAGTPTASGRYSLSIKATDSSATPISTTGNVVVRVNAAATLTLTSPAAGTVGTSYSGTIGVRGGTAPYTCSLTSGTVPAGLTLSGCTLMGTPTTAGTSTLVISASDSSATPVTASGNITVTINAAPAVTLTLSAPPAATVGTAYTGTIGVSGGTAPYTCALASGTAPAGLTLNNCTLSGTPTTAGSFILSIKASDSSTPANSTTANVTAVVNAAASTTPSGSPHINYTDLNIGSGTGGDNGNGVYVRIFGANFGSSQGSSNITLGNGSLVTNCSLCSWSDTQIIAQVGSAASTGQIVATVNGLQSNGVPFTVTPTTIVFVSPNGSDSNNGSFTSPYKTWRAAFNSVTSNDSKSPSQNTVIYLEPGTDVTFDDGRGYKAAISTDRGGSSATSQLSIVGYPGGTVTVGSSSITNGVKGWGNYITVANLTIIGQVSAVDAEAGDVRIINNSISCPAPPSGVGGTACVLGETTDPTETWVFQGNNVHDTGGNVDKTYHAVYFSSNVNHADVGWNNVGQNFKGYCRGIMFHATLGDNQYDLHIHDNIVTNSYCDGIALASVNPSLGTVEVYNNVVSNAALASNPYGVANEAGIAINTDPAGGGSSGNVEVYNNTVVNAGAYTLGNQNGCFGVVLSGAGMHLTNNICDQPSSSQPYIEKGSTNVSGSNNLWYGAGAAPSWDPAPITLNPLLSGIFSLLGLSPASGAGTTSIMSPFDILGNARGSRPSVGAYQ
- a CDS encoding sugar transferase; the encoded protein is MKISGKALPPRAALLLTFDFVVLVIVAPLLFVLPLVAVEPNRSPGSLVLGLLRLMAVGLLCQTILYYHELYNLNVVRMGRETLVQVMRAFGVLFLLLAIVSLLIPVATPVLSRTVMFAGIVAAVTLLSRRLALPRNREQVLIVGSGDEASELHGVIASSPEWNMEVARITLPSQLRCALDTTKNNAEHFDRVIVANTQAQSEDNLSLLLDLKMAGHFIEDAQTFFERATGRVRVDQLRAQDCIFSEHYVNRSTKRLAKRFLDVALAGTLLLLASPVMAVTALLIRLRNDGPIFFRQERIGLFGRPFSIVKFRSMAPVKKGETTGWAGEETNRITTLGRHLRKYRIDELPQLLNVLKGEMSLIGPRPEQPHLCSILEEHIPFYQHRHSVLPGLTGWAQVRYHYGSNIEESRRKVEYDLFYVKHLSIWLDFAIVLETVKVVLVGRGAI
- a CDS encoding NAD-dependent epimerase/dehydratase family protein; translated protein: MARYLITGVAGFIGSSLAHHVLQQGHEVIGIDNLVGGDVHNLDDIIRDIDFRVIDINETLRLRECCRGVDYVLHQAALASVPRSIREPQVTHVANVDGTLSVLIAARDAGVKRVVYAASSSAYGDKSSHPKNEDMIPSPLSPYAAQKLAGEYYVKSFWHVYGLEGVCLRYFNVFGPRQGSDSPYSGVIAKFASEILKGNTPLIFGDGNQSRDFTYIDNVVSANMLACMAPAQDVSGRVFNVGTGQSHSLNQTYELMAHYLSFKKAPLYTAPRLGDVLHSEADLTLSRKTLGYEPLHSFKDGLAKTVGWFLEQEASAITKSTQYRMVG
- a CDS encoding serine O-acetyltransferase, producing MRLNVQAQIGPGLLIAHCGGITLHPDVVIGSNCDLAHHVTLGTRGVGSRGVPRLGDNVYVGTGAVLIGPIVIGDGARIAANSLVTRDVPAGVTVMGVPATIVKRRPSPSDAQAKEECLIDA
- a CDS encoding DegT/DnrJ/EryC1/StrS family aminotransferase, whose amino-acid sequence is MIPDLAADVQQHGSKVIYTYEWGTGMETVRMLNLQRQYDSLRDGIGKAIESVLQHQHFILGPEVAALEKEMAEYCNVGYAVGVASGTDALLLSLKAAGVGPGDEVIVPAFTFVATSDTVSLLGATPVFADIDPITYTMNPELLESLVTPATKAVIAVHLYGQAADITAISAFATKFGLALIGDTAQALGARYDGAPVCSFGDYGCISFFPSKNLGAYGDGGMIVTRDAEKAQYLRMARAHGSAKKYRSEFLGWNSRLDELQAALLRVKLPHLDTWNTKRAERAARYSEGLADVEEIVLPQAAPGRTHVFHQYTIRVPQRDALQQLLKEQGIESAVHYPIPLHRQPMYAELGYEEGSLPEAERAAREVLSLPIYPELRDDEVDRVVSAIKQAVSTLKPESAPVVAELV